GCAGTCAATCATACGCCCCCACCCATGCGGATTCCAGTCAGGGGCCCTGCAAAGTGAGGCTCCACTGGTCAAAAAGGGGAGAGTGCAGAAGGTCCTGCACCTCTGCCATCTGCACCTGCAAGATCGCCTGTACGGTCTCCTCGGTGCTGAGGTAGCGCCCGGTGTACAGAAACTCCAGCCCCAGGTGAAAGAGGCGGTTGTAGGGGGTCTCAAAGCGCAAGGCGGCTTGCAGGGCCAGTTTGTTGCGGGCACGGGCCAGTTCAGCTTCAGAGAGGTTCTCACGGGCTTCAGCGATCACCTGATGGAAGACCTCCAGGGCCTTTCTGGCTTTTCTGGGTTCCGCCGAGATGAACGCCTCCAGGTACCCGATGCCGTCTGCATCCACATGGCTCAGCGAGGCCTCGTCTGCCAGACCCACATGCACCAGCTTCCAGTGCAGGCGGCTGTTTTCTCCGCCCAGCAACTCCACCAGCACATTCATGGGGATGCGCTTTTCATCGGTGGAGGCCAGCCCACGGCCCATCAGGGTCATGCTGCTGCGGTTCAGCTGTTTTTCTTTCAGGCGCTGGGTTTCGAAGGTGGGGACAAATTCAGGGTGTTGCCGCTGAACTTCACTGGGTTGCCAGAAGGCGGTTTCCTGCTGCAACTGGGACACCACCTGCTCCCAGTCAAAAGCGCCGGTCACGGCAAAAATCAGGTTGTTGGGAGCGTACAGGGTGTGAAAATACTGCCGCAGCTCTTCCACCTGTAAATTGCCCACCGTTTCTGCCGTTCCCAGCACGCTCTGGCCCAGAGGGTGGCTGCCCCAGAAGTTTTCACGGGCGGCATCAAAAAGCCGGGAGATGGGGTCGTCCTGGTACATCTGGATTTCTTCCAGAATCACCTGTTTTTCCAGCTCAAAATCTTCAGGACGAAAAGCGGGTTTCAGGAGTTCAGTGAGCAGGTGTTGCAAGGCACTGGCGTGTTCTTTCAGCACGGCAGCGTGATACACCGTCACCTCCTCACTGGTGAAGGCGTTGTAATTGGCCCCCAGCGCATCAAACTGGTGGTTGATCTGCTGGGCACGGGTCTCCTCTGACCCTTTGAACAGCATGTGCTCCAGAAAATGGGACACCCCATTCAGGTGGGCAGGCTCGTCTCTGGAACCTGCGCGGGCCAGGAAGCCCATGGCCACACTGAGGGCTTCGGGGTTCTGTTCGCCAATCACTTTCAGGCCGTTGGGCAAGGTGGTTTCAAGAAACACGCAGGGGCTCCTGTCCGAGGGTGAACATCCCCAGCAGCTCTGGGGTCCAGGTGTCCAGGGTGTCCTGCACATTTTGCAGCGTCACAGCTTGCACGCTGTGCTGGATTTCTGGCAAAGAGCGCACATGCCCCAGTCGCCACAGATCGCGGGCCATCTGGGCGGCCCTGGACCGGGAATTCTCGCCGCTCATGATCAGGTCGCTGAGCACCCCGGTGCGGGCGTGTTGCAGCTCTGCATCGGTGATGCCTGATTTCAGGCTGGAAAGCACCTGCAAAGTCACGTCCAGGGTTTCCTGGGCTTTGCCTGGCGTGCTGGAGGCGTAGGTTTGCAGGTAAGCCAGATTTCGGACCACCTGAATGCCTGCATGCACCCCGTACACCAGACCCCGCTTCTCGCGCACCTCATCGAACAGGCGGCTGGAAGACCCACCAGACAGCACATTCACCGCCAGCATGAAGGCATACCACTGGGCATCTCCAGGCTGAAAAGCAGGATGGGCCAGCAGCAGGTGGGTTTGCTGGCTGGGGCTGCTGTGGTGCTGCACAAAAGGCGCATTGAACCGGGTTTCTGGAAAAGTGGGGGCAGGGGTGTTCCACCCTCCAAAAACCTGCTGCACGGTGTCCAGCAACTGCTGCCAGTCCAGGGGGCCCACCACGGTGAGCACAGCCCCCTGCAGGGAAAGCTTGCGGACATGCTGCACAGCATCCCGGTGGCGGATGGCTTTGAGGCTTTCCGGGGTGCCACTGGGGTAATGACCATATCCCGGTCCCAGCAGGCTTTCCCGGAACAGGAGTTGCGCCTGATCTGCCGGAGAATCCTCCACGGTTTCCAGGTCTGCCAGGGCCAGGGCTTTCAGGCTGCGCAGCTCTGCGGCCTGCAGGTGGGGTTCCTGCAGCACCTCTCCCAGCAGCTGCAGCACTTCTGGCAGGTGTTCGGGCAGGCAGGAGGTTTTGAAGGGCATGTGCTCGCTGCTCACCCCACCACTGCCCCGCCCGGTGGACAGGTCATCCAGTCGGTTGAGGAGGTCCTGGGCAGAATGCTTTCCTGCACCCCGAAAAATCCACTCGGCGATCAGGGCACCCAGGCCCTCTTTGCCTGCAGGGTCCAGGGCACTGCCAAAAGGCAGGTGGAGTT
The genomic region above belongs to Deinococcus roseus and contains:
- a CDS encoding M16 family metallopeptidase, giving the protein MFLETTLPNGLKVIGEQNPEALSVAMGFLARAGSRDEPAHLNGVSHFLEHMLFKGSEETRAQQINHQFDALGANYNAFTSEEVTVYHAAVLKEHASALQHLLTELLKPAFRPEDFELEKQVILEEIQMYQDDPISRLFDAARENFWGSHPLGQSVLGTAETVGNLQVEELRQYFHTLYAPNNLIFAVTGAFDWEQVVSQLQQETAFWQPSEVQRQHPEFVPTFETQRLKEKQLNRSSMTLMGRGLASTDEKRIPMNVLVELLGGENSRLHWKLVHVGLADEASLSHVDADGIGYLEAFISAEPRKARKALEVFHQVIAEARENLSEAELARARNKLALQAALRFETPYNRLFHLGLEFLYTGRYLSTEETVQAILQVQMAEVQDLLHSPLFDQWSLTLQGP
- a CDS encoding M16 family metallopeptidase; its protein translation is MTAIHTHIFDNGFRLALEERSTLGVSLELHLPFGSALDPAGKEGLGALIAEWIFRGAGKHSAQDLLNRLDDLSTGRGSGGVSSEHMPFKTSCLPEHLPEVLQLLGEVLQEPHLQAAELRSLKALALADLETVEDSPADQAQLLFRESLLGPGYGHYPSGTPESLKAIRHRDAVQHVRKLSLQGAVLTVVGPLDWQQLLDTVQQVFGGWNTPAPTFPETRFNAPFVQHHSSPSQQTHLLLAHPAFQPGDAQWYAFMLAVNVLSGGSSSRLFDEVREKRGLVYGVHAGIQVVRNLAYLQTYASSTPGKAQETLDVTLQVLSSLKSGITDAELQHARTGVLSDLIMSGENSRSRAAQMARDLWRLGHVRSLPEIQHSVQAVTLQNVQDTLDTWTPELLGMFTLGQEPLRVS